A genomic window from Bacteroidota bacterium includes:
- a CDS encoding DUF3352 domain-containing protein: MKKFFIWFTVIALLFGGGFWIYLKFIASSKSIDAMACIPSDAIYIIETSQPIKSWKKISESKPWNHIKTQGTFAEISKSADALDQMIKDHDILFSVFGDRKIFISAHKTKPNDYDFLYVVDLQDAAKIGMVKEAIDMLCELGGFTTKTREYNSYKISENLDPQTGEILYTCIVQNQLVCSYTGKLVEAAINIIEKPYFTLQEKFKDVSNRTGDGLMKLYLNAAFYDDLIACYQQPLDQINKDISNIIHYAGMAGTISDDEIKLDGNLNIHDSMDNYLTDMLQFGSGQLGNKEYITNQAAMCTSLGYGRFSDFYEKLDKTMQLNDKDYATVNSSVSATEQFLGITIRKNIISWIGDEVTYITLSPNDSVRNADYAIVIHANNKEAMQKNMDLIAKRLKRRSLGVLKVQREVYKDHTIKRMKVRGMFRKMFGKMFEKFDMPYYTIIEDRIVFTNTEYNMHRMIDDYDAENTLAKNEEYNKLIDQFNSNSNVFVYVNMEQYFPLMRNSVKPDTYYKLKQNKKYITCFPKMGFQLTGNGKYYDVKLRLSFNIDEPKMDTDTFTTIDSSNTVIKNDSSHTAFINNTKQEHYANGQLKMEAKMNEENKMHGEFKEYWENGKLKVKGNYENGFKMGVWKYYRESGEYDRKEKFE, encoded by the coding sequence ATGAAAAAATTTTTTATTTGGTTCACTGTTATTGCTTTGTTATTTGGTGGAGGATTTTGGATATACCTCAAATTTATTGCCTCATCCAAAAGTATTGATGCCATGGCGTGTATCCCCAGTGATGCTATCTATATTATCGAAACATCGCAGCCCATCAAATCCTGGAAAAAGATTTCTGAGTCGAAGCCCTGGAATCATATCAAGACGCAAGGCACATTTGCGGAGATTTCGAAAAGTGCCGATGCACTTGACCAAATGATTAAAGACCACGATATATTGTTTAGTGTTTTTGGCGATCGTAAAATTTTTATTTCAGCCCACAAAACCAAACCCAACGATTATGATTTTTTATATGTGGTCGATTTACAAGATGCCGCTAAAATTGGTATGGTAAAAGAGGCTATAGATATGCTTTGCGAACTAGGAGGATTCACCACAAAAACTAGAGAATATAATAGTTATAAAATATCGGAAAACTTAGATCCACAAACAGGAGAAATATTATATACCTGTATTGTACAAAACCAATTGGTATGCAGCTATACGGGCAAATTGGTAGAAGCTGCTATCAATATCATTGAAAAACCCTACTTCACGCTGCAAGAAAAATTTAAAGACGTGAGCAATCGTACAGGCGATGGTTTGATGAAGTTATACCTGAATGCAGCTTTCTATGATGATTTGATTGCCTGCTACCAGCAGCCTCTCGACCAAATAAATAAAGACATCAGCAATATTATACATTATGCGGGTATGGCTGGCACTATTAGCGACGACGAAATTAAACTGGATGGAAACCTAAACATACACGATTCCATGGATAATTATTTAACCGATATGCTCCAATTTGGGAGTGGGCAATTGGGCAATAAAGAATATATAACCAACCAAGCGGCCATGTGCACCAGTTTGGGTTATGGTAGGTTTAGCGACTTCTATGAAAAGCTTGACAAAACCATGCAACTAAACGATAAAGATTATGCTACGGTGAACAGCAGTGTAAGTGCCACCGAGCAGTTTCTGGGCATTACCATACGTAAAAATATTATATCGTGGATAGGCGATGAGGTAACCTATATCACACTTTCGCCAAACGATTCTGTAAGAAATGCCGACTATGCCATTGTAATACATGCCAACAACAAAGAAGCGATGCAAAAAAATATGGATCTGATAGCCAAACGCTTGAAACGTCGCAGTTTGGGTGTATTAAAAGTGCAACGCGAAGTGTACAAAGACCACACCATCAAACGTATGAAAGTGCGTGGCATGTTCCGTAAAATGTTTGGCAAAATGTTCGAAAAATTTGACATGCCTTATTATACTATTATAGAAGACAGGATTGTATTTACAAATACAGAATACAATATGCACCGCATGATTGACGACTACGATGCAGAGAACACACTTGCCAAAAATGAGGAATATAATAAACTCATCGACCAGTTCAATAGTAACTCCAATGTATTTGTTTATGTTAATATGGAACAGTATTTTCCCTTGATGCGTAATAGTGTGAAACCGGATACCTATTATAAATTGAAACAGAACAAAAAGTATATTACTTGTTTCCCCAAAATGGGTTTTCAATTAACGGGCAATGGAAAGTATTATGATGTGAAACTTCGTTTATCTTTTAATATAGATGAACCCAAAATGGATACTGATACCTTTACTACCATTGATAGTAGCAATACCGTAATTAAAAATGATTCAAGCCATACCGCCTTTATTAATAATACCAAGCAAGAACATTATGCAAATGGGCAATTAAAAATGGAAGCCAAAATGAATGAGGAAAATAAGATGCATGGAGAATTTAAAGAATACTGGGAAAATGGAAAACTTAAGGTGAAAGGCAATTATGAAAATGGATTCAAAATGGGGGTTTGGAAGTATTATCGAGAATCGGGGGAATATGATAGGAAAGAAAAGTTTGAGTAA